A region of Argentina anserina chromosome 5, drPotAnse1.1, whole genome shotgun sequence DNA encodes the following proteins:
- the LOC126795482 gene encoding uncharacterized protein LOC126795482: MKIEHAVYYLSRTLLDAETRYSPIKWLCLAFYFACTKLRHYMLSFTTVVVAQTDLVKYMLTRPMLRGRIGKWILALLEFCLQYTPLKTLTGQAVSDFLLHHPIMEDIESQNLVVPFVYTQPWVLYFDGSSTYHLSGAGVALVNPSGVRHCYFFQLEWKCTNNQTEYEAIIIGLELLLDLEVTEVEVLCDSLLVINQLKGVYKCNNFTLLPFWERASELLEQFVDVVLDYIPRERNFAANELAQLATGIRLADDVRERILKVQRSTLPSFMARKEVNDEWSVTVLDTIDVDWRQPIIQYLTDPSAPVDKRAIYFATNYVLRGSELLRRAEDGLYL; encoded by the coding sequence ATGAAGATTGAGCATGCAGTTTATTACTTGAGCCGGACCTTATTAGACGCTGAAACTAGATACTCGCCAATCAAATGGTTGTGTTTAGCTTTCTACTTTGCTTGTACTAAGCTCCGCCATTACATGTTGTCCTTCACTACAGTGGTGGTGGCACAAACTGATTTAGTAAAGTATATGCTTACCAGACCTATGCTTAGGGGTCGGATTGGCAAGTGGATCTTGGCGTTATTAGAGTTTTGTTTACAATATACACCCTTAAAGACGCTCACAGGACAGGCAGTGTCCGACTTTTTGTTGCATCATCCTATTATGGAGGACATCGAAAGCCAGAACTTGGTTGTTCCCTTTGTTTACACTCAGCCTTGGGTTCTATATTTTGATGGAAGCAGCACTTATCATTTATCAGGAGCGGGTGTTGCATTGGTTAACCCTTCCGGAGTCAGACATTGTTACTTTTTTCAACTAGAATGGAAGTGCACTAATAATCAGACAGAATATGAGGCAATCATCATTGGCCTAGAACTTTTGCTTGATCTGGAAGTAACCGAGGTTGAGGTATTATGTGACTCACTTCTAGTCATTAACCAGCTCAAGGGTGTCTACAAGTgcaataattttacattactcCCTTTTTGGGAGCGAGCATCGGAATTGTTAGAACAATTTGTAGACGTGGTGCTTGATTATATTCCTAGGGAACGAAATTTTGCTGCCAATGAATTAGCACAGTTGGCTACGGGCATTCGCTTGGCAGATGACGTTCGCGAGAGGATTCTGAAGGTTCAGAGAAGCACATTACCTTCCTTTATGGCAAGGAAAGAGGTTAACGATGAATGGTCGGTTACTGTCCTCGACACTATAGATGTAGATTGGCGACAACCGATTATCCAGTACCTCACTGATCCTTCGGCACCAGTGGACAAGAGGGCTATATATTTTGCTACTAACTACGTCCTTCGAGGCAGTGAACTATTGCGCAGGGCAGAAGACGGCTTGTACTTGTGA